In Brachypodium distachyon strain Bd21 chromosome 2, Brachypodium_distachyon_v3.0, whole genome shotgun sequence, one genomic interval encodes:
- the LOC100843961 gene encoding calmodulin binding protein PICBP gives MVHRKQARGKRKGAADGVPETADHARRGGGAARPGYMRPTSCSGARAANKGAAAGPREGPPPAAPTEREAKAAPRVSRATCSSALKGTGVSGGCEGRRLCRYAYCSFEGHAPAAPPLGSFVASRRRLIKTEQRMKHKGVSPFRKAKNSNGGGGGDGDGFFVQIFPGAAAATNLGVDKDVMDGRMGYVTFDRRSYREGEEDSKENDLDGSVDGSCGSSDVISDGFAELLAATTTTTTRKVEGEAWVDQEEAEDSGPCKSDISVELGARYESNISKGRGGEASIESSMDDISSAFGGLNFEDVGSDPSDAATSQKNKVIISSRRRTPAEEKRIRIFNPKAPNFLPVRADPDAEKVDLRHQTADDRKSAEEWMVDYALRKAVKKLARARKRKVEMLVQAFETVLPLPGEKNSLQHDDDKKSFTQAKASQACN, from the exons ATGGTGCACAGGAagcaggcgcgggggaagcGCAAGGGCGCCGCCGACGGTGTTCCCGAGACGGCGGATCACGCGCGCCGTGGGGGCGGTGCGGCAAGGCCTGGCTACATGAGGCCGACGAGCTgctccggggccagggcggccAATAAGGGGGCTGCTGCGGGCCCTCGGGAGGGGccgccacccgccgcgccGACGGAGAGGGAGGCGAAGGCGGCGCCGCGCGTGAGCAGGGCGACTTGCTCCTCCGCCCTCAAGGGCACCGGCGTCAGCGGAGGTTGCGAGGGGCGGCGCCTCTGCCGGTACGCCTACTGCTCGTTCGAGGGCCAcgcgccagcggcgccgccgctggggaGCTTCGTGGCGTCGCGGAGGCGGCTGATCAAGACGGAGCAGCGCATGAAGCACAAGGGCGTATCCCCgttccgcaaggccaagaacagcaatggcggtggcggaggcgacggGGACGGTTTCTTTGTGCAGATATTTCCCGGCGCTGCTGCCGCGACGAATTTGGGTGTGGACAAGGATGTGATGGACGGGCGGATGGGGTATGTCACGTTTGATCGCCGGAGTTAccgggagggggaggaggacaGCAAGGAGAACGATCTGGATGGTTCGGTGGACGGCTCTTGCGGATCCAGCGATGTGATCTCTGATGGTTTCGCCGAGTtgctggcggcgacgacgacgacgacgacacgCAAAGTAGAGGGCGAGGCTTGGGTTGatcaagaagaagcagaggacTCTGGTCCCTGCAAGTCAGATATCTCGGTGGAGCTGGGTGCAAGATATGAGAGCAACATTTCTAAAG GTCGTGGCGGTGAGGCTTCAATAGAATCATCCATGGATGATATATCCAGTGCATTTGGTGGGTTGAATTTCGAAGATGTAGGTTCTGATCCTTCTGATGCGGCAACCAGCCAGAAAAACAAGGTGATCATCTCCTCCAGGAGAAGAACACCTGCAGAGGAGAAGCGAATTCGGATTTTCAATCCTAAGGCTCCAAACTTCCTTCCGGTAAGAGCTGATCCAGATGCTGAAAAGGTTGATCTCAGGCATCAAACAGCCGACGACCGGAAGAGCGCGGAGGAGTGGATGGTTGATTATGCACTTAGAAAGGCAGTGAAGAAATTAGCTCGCGCTCGGAAGAGGAAGGTGGAGATGCTTGTCCAGGCCTTTGAAACTGTTCTACCACTTCCTGGTGAGAAGAACTCCCTGCAGCACGACGACGACAAGAAAAGCTTCACACAGGCAAAGGCGTCGCAAGCCTGCAACTGA